The Plasmodium cynomolgi strain B DNA, scaffold: 0320, whole genome shotgun sequence genomic sequence tgcTAAAAGTTTTTctatttcacattttaatttaggTACCAAGTTTTCCGGGTTgtaatatttacatttttcatagAAAACATTATCCTCATCCTTAAATGCTTgaatatataattcttcaaATCGTTCATAGAgtggagatttttttttgatgtatttttcatatttatcgCATTTTCCATCACTAACATCagttaatttattaaattcatCATAATCGACGAAATAATCATAAAGATCcttactattttttaaatgatcgTATGAACGTACAGTTATCCCATGCAGGCAATTATAGGCTTCTAATTTATTGGCATCTGTAAAAACATTGCTTAAAATAAGCATAAGATCACCATAAGCAATAAAAGCGTTTTTAAGATCATGTTTAAAGTGTTCAAACAACTTTTCATATATCCAAAGGCTCAAAAGGTTACAATGGTGATCCTTCAAAGGacctttattttctttttcataattagTTTTTAGATATTTTACAAGCTTTCCACAAATTTCCCAAAGTTTTGAATCACTTTTGTGTTGAGGTTGCAGTAAATTACATTTATCATTATCTTCTCCTAATTCGTTAAAGGAAGTTTCCAATTTATTATAGAAATTTTCCGATGTTAATTTCATTGAAGGTGTTTTCAGGGTTTATatttcagggtttaggtttatgGATCAGGGTATAGGGTTTATGTTCATGATTTAAGTTTCAGGATTTATGTTTTTGTATAAGTACTACTGTTCTGATTTTGTGTTGTTAAGCGGTGTTCAAGGTTTTTTGGGCATATGTTTTAAGGTTCCCCTTCAGTgctcatattttatttttaggcTTCAGATtttagtatatatttttatgtttcttgTTTTTGGTTTAGGGTTCGTGGTTTTGGTTTATATTTTGGGTTTTAGTATTAGTGTTCGcatttatgtttatatttctgttttatatttcatgTCGGTTTTATGGGTTACGTTGAATGTATTTTGTCAGCATATGgcgtttttacaaaataatattgttgtatatttttttat encodes the following:
- a CDS encoding hypothetical protein (putative); translated protein: DSKLWEICGKLVKYLKTNYEKENKGPLKDHHCNLLSLWIYEKLFEHFKHDLKNAFIAYGDLMLILSNVFTDANKLEAYNCLHGITVRSYDHLKNSKDLYDYFVDYDEFNKLTDVSDGKCDKYEKYIKKKSPLYERFEELYIQAFKDEDNVFYEKCKYYNPENLVPKLKCEIEKLLAQQQKKEFLDDRRLSDHTEFSCNNTDSTKTFGYVSLGVAATSMISGLLYKVNKILIKTY